Proteins encoded in a region of the Mycobacterium branderi genome:
- the mtrB gene encoding MtrAB system histidine kinase MtrB, which translates to MIWGSRRRIRGRWGLSGPLMRGMSALSRAIAVAWRRSLQLRVVALTLGMSLAVILALGFVLTSQVTNRVLDVKVRAAIEQIERARTTVSGIVSGEEARSLDSSLQLARNTLTSKTDPTSGAGTAGAFDAVLVVPGYGPRPAAAAGPVDQLPTALREFVKAGQVAYQYATVHTEGFSGPALVIGSPASSRVTNLELYLVFPLANEQSTIALVRGTMTTGGVVLLVLLAGIALLVSRQVVVPVRAAARTAERFAEGHLSERMPVRGEDDMARLAVSFNDMAESLSRQIAQLEEFGNLQRRFTSDVSHELRTPLTTVRMAADLIYDHSEDLDPALRRSTELMVNELDRFETLLNDLLEISRHDAGVAELSVEAVDLRSTVNSALGNVGHLAEDAGVKLIVDMPPEEVIAEVDSRRVERILRNLIANAIDHAERKPVRIRMAADEDTVAVTVRDYGVGLRPGEEKLVFSRFWRSDPSRVRRSGGTGLGLAISVEDARLHQGRLEAWGEPGKGACFRLTLPLVRGHKVTTSPLPMKPVDRDRNERQVRQREHAERGA; encoded by the coding sequence GTGATCTGGGGCTCGCGGCGACGCATTCGCGGTCGTTGGGGCCTGTCTGGCCCACTGATGCGGGGCATGAGTGCGTTGAGTCGAGCCATAGCCGTCGCCTGGCGCCGTTCGCTGCAACTGCGGGTGGTGGCACTGACTCTCGGAATGTCCCTCGCCGTCATCTTGGCGCTCGGCTTCGTGCTGACCAGCCAGGTCACCAACCGGGTGCTCGACGTGAAGGTCCGTGCGGCCATCGAACAGATCGAGCGGGCCCGCACCACGGTCAGCGGCATCGTCAGCGGCGAGGAGGCGCGCTCGCTGGACTCCAGCCTGCAGCTGGCCCGCAACACGTTGACGTCGAAGACCGACCCGACGTCGGGCGCCGGGACGGCCGGGGCGTTCGACGCGGTGCTGGTGGTGCCGGGCTACGGTCCTCGGCCCGCGGCCGCCGCCGGGCCTGTCGACCAGCTGCCGACGGCGCTGCGCGAATTCGTCAAGGCCGGGCAGGTGGCCTACCAGTACGCGACCGTACACACCGAGGGCTTCTCCGGCCCGGCATTGGTGATCGGCAGCCCGGCGTCGTCGCGGGTGACCAACCTGGAGTTGTACCTGGTTTTCCCGTTGGCCAACGAGCAAAGCACCATCGCGCTGGTGCGCGGCACCATGACCACCGGCGGCGTGGTGCTGCTGGTGCTGCTGGCCGGCATTGCGCTGCTGGTCTCCCGGCAGGTGGTGGTGCCGGTGCGGGCGGCCGCGCGAACCGCCGAGCGATTCGCCGAAGGCCACCTGTCCGAGCGGATGCCGGTGCGCGGCGAGGACGACATGGCCCGGCTGGCGGTGTCGTTCAACGACATGGCCGAAAGCCTGTCGCGGCAGATCGCGCAACTGGAGGAGTTCGGTAACCTGCAGCGCCGGTTCACTTCCGACGTCAGCCACGAGTTGCGCACACCGCTGACCACCGTGCGCATGGCGGCCGACTTGATCTATGACCACAGTGAGGACCTCGATCCCGCGCTGCGGCGCTCCACCGAATTGATGGTCAACGAGCTCGACCGGTTCGAGACGCTGCTCAACGATCTGCTGGAGATCTCCCGCCACGACGCCGGTGTGGCCGAATTGTCCGTCGAGGCAGTCGATTTGCGTTCGACAGTGAACAGCGCGCTGGGCAACGTCGGGCATCTGGCCGAGGACGCCGGCGTCAAGCTGATCGTCGACATGCCGCCCGAGGAGGTGATCGCCGAGGTCGACTCCCGTCGCGTCGAGCGCATCCTGCGCAACCTGATCGCCAACGCCATCGACCACGCCGAGCGCAAGCCGGTGCGGATCCGGATGGCCGCGGACGAGGACACCGTCGCAGTCACGGTGCGCGACTACGGAGTTGGGCTGCGGCCCGGCGAGGAGAAGCTGGTGTTCAGCCGGTTCTGGCGCTCGGACCCGTCACGGGTGCGCCGATCCGGCGGCACCGGACTGGGTTTGGCGATCAGCGTCGAGGATGCGCGGCTTCACCAGGGCAGGCTGGAGGCGTGGGGCGAACCCGGCAAGGGCGCATGCTTCCGGCTGACGCTTCCGCTTGTGCGCGGACACAAGGTCACCACCAGCCCGCTGCCGATGAAACCCGTTGACCGCGACCGCAACGAGCGTCAGGTCCGCCAGCGCGAGCACGCGGAGAGGGGCGCGTGA
- a CDS encoding WXG100 family type VII secretion target produces the protein MSAFRVDPAALLAAADQMSEFEQHMEDKLAHVTAAERSLGVAWDGAGGQAQAAAQQRWSEGAQEMRQALADLRRIAVGAHENYHGAIQTNIRNWG, from the coding sequence GTGAGTGCGTTTCGGGTCGATCCGGCGGCGTTGTTGGCGGCGGCAGACCAGATGTCGGAGTTCGAGCAGCATATGGAAGACAAGCTGGCTCACGTGACAGCGGCGGAGCGGTCGCTGGGCGTGGCATGGGACGGCGCCGGCGGACAAGCTCAGGCCGCCGCGCAGCAGCGATGGTCCGAAGGTGCGCAGGAGATGCGCCAGGCGTTGGCCGATCTGCGTCGTATCGCCGTCGGCGCGCATGAGAATTACCACGGCGCAATACAAACGAATATCCGCAACTGGGGCTGA
- a CDS encoding WXG100 family type VII secretion target — protein sequence MSQIMYNYPAMLAHAGDMASYAATMQGLGADIASEQAALSAAWQGDTGMTYQAWQAQWNQAMADLVRAYHAMAGTHETNTVSMLARDQAEAAKWGG from the coding sequence GTGTCGCAGATTATGTACAACTACCCGGCGATGCTGGCGCATGCCGGGGACATGGCCTCCTATGCGGCCACGATGCAGGGCCTGGGGGCCGATATCGCGTCCGAGCAGGCCGCGTTGTCGGCGGCCTGGCAGGGCGATACCGGGATGACGTATCAGGCGTGGCAGGCGCAGTGGAATCAGGCGATGGCCGATCTGGTGCGGGCCTATCACGCGATGGCCGGCACCCACGAGACCAACACCGTCTCGATGCTGGCCCGCGACCAAGCCGAAGCCGCCAAATGGGGCGGCTGA
- a CDS encoding WXG100 family type VII secretion target, whose translation MSELRVTPEQLTHASAEFGAVAQELRAGLGSIDDEVGKLLGGSWTGEASSSYGAVWREWHEGASKVLQGLTTMSALLADAASRYAQTDQAGAAGIDGAGV comes from the coding sequence ATGTCCGAATTGCGGGTGACCCCGGAGCAGCTGACTCACGCCTCTGCAGAGTTCGGTGCGGTGGCGCAGGAGTTGCGTGCGGGTCTGGGGTCCATTGACGACGAAGTCGGCAAATTGCTGGGTGGTTCCTGGACCGGCGAGGCGTCGTCGTCGTATGGAGCGGTGTGGCGTGAATGGCATGAGGGCGCGTCAAAAGTGCTACAGGGACTGACGACGATGTCGGCCTTGTTGGCCGATGCTGCGTCGCGGTATGCGCAGACTGATCAGGCCGGGGCCGCCGGCATCGACGGGGCGGGGGTGTAG
- the esxG gene encoding type VII secretion system protein EsxG: MSLLDAHIPQLVASQSAFAAKAGLMRSTIGQAEQEAVSAQAFHVGESAAAFQAAHARFVEVAAKVNALLDIAQANLGDAAGTYVAADAAAASTYTGF; the protein is encoded by the coding sequence ATGAGTTTGTTGGATGCTCATATTCCGCAGTTGGTGGCGTCGCAGTCGGCGTTTGCGGCTAAGGCGGGGTTGATGCGCTCGACGATCGGTCAGGCCGAGCAGGAAGCGGTCTCGGCGCAGGCGTTTCATGTCGGAGAATCGGCGGCGGCGTTTCAGGCTGCCCATGCCCGGTTTGTGGAGGTGGCGGCGAAGGTGAACGCGCTGCTGGATATCGCGCAGGCCAATTTGGGTGATGCGGCGGGCACCTATGTGGCCGCCGATGCCGCCGCGGCGTCCACCTACACCGGGTTCTAA
- a CDS encoding dTMP kinase yields MLIAIEGVDGAGKRTLSNGLRAAFEAAGKSVAACAFPRYGQSVAADVAHEALHGQHGDLASSVYAMAMLFALDRAGAVEHIRELCRDHDVVILDRYVASNAAYSAARLHQGADGEVAGWVYEMEYRRLGLPRPDYQVLLDVSAELAGQRARQRADQEAGRARDAYERDDDLQQRTGAVYAGLAAAGWGGRWLVVDADVDPAELAARLNWKKHGCGN; encoded by the coding sequence GTGCTGATCGCGATTGAAGGCGTCGACGGCGCCGGCAAACGGACGCTGTCGAACGGCCTGCGGGCAGCATTCGAGGCGGCCGGCAAATCGGTGGCCGCGTGCGCGTTCCCGCGCTATGGGCAGTCGGTGGCCGCGGACGTCGCGCACGAGGCGCTGCACGGGCAGCATGGCGACCTCGCGTCGTCGGTCTATGCGATGGCGATGCTGTTCGCGCTGGATCGCGCCGGCGCCGTCGAGCACATCCGCGAGCTGTGCCGCGACCACGACGTCGTCATCCTGGATCGCTACGTGGCATCCAACGCCGCCTACAGCGCGGCCCGGCTCCACCAGGGCGCCGACGGGGAAGTGGCGGGCTGGGTGTATGAGATGGAATACCGGCGGTTGGGCCTGCCTAGGCCGGATTATCAAGTGCTGCTTGATGTTTCGGCCGAACTGGCCGGCCAGCGCGCGCGGCAGCGGGCTGATCAGGAAGCCGGTCGCGCCCGCGATGCCTATGAGCGCGACGACGATTTGCAGCAGCGAACCGGCGCCGTGTACGCCGGCCTGGCCGCCGCCGGGTGGGGCGGGCGCTGGCTGGTGGTGGACGCCGACGTCGACCCCGCGGAGCTTGCTGCCCGGCTGAACTGGAAGAAACACGGGTGTGGGAACTGA
- a CDS encoding antitoxin: protein MKNLYLRNVPDDVIERLERLGARANTSVSAIAVQELAEASRRADNPALLGALPDLDIDPTALAGDVQAERPRR, encoded by the coding sequence ATGAAAAACTTATATCTCAGAAATGTGCCCGACGACGTCATCGAGCGGTTAGAGCGGCTGGGCGCCCGTGCCAACACGTCGGTGTCCGCCATAGCAGTCCAGGAACTTGCGGAGGCTTCCCGTCGTGCAGACAATCCTGCTCTGTTGGGAGCGTTGCCCGACTTGGACATTGATCCCACCGCGCTGGCTGGCGATGTGCAGGCCGAACGCCCTAGGCGATGA
- the lpqB gene encoding MtrAB system accessory lipoprotein LpqB, whose product MRRLAALLFAVAVLGGCAGVPSSSAPQAIGTVERPAPSNLPKPTPGMDPDLLLREFLKATADPANRHLAARQFLTQKASNGWDDAGSALLIDHVVFVETRGTDRVSVSMRADILGSLSDMGVFETAEGVLPDPGPIELVKTPGGWRIDRLPNGVFLDWQQFQATYKRNTLYFADPTGKTLVPDPRYVAVSDPDQLATELVSKLIAGPRPEIGKAVHNMLGPPVRLRGPVTRADGGKTGVGRGYGGARIELEAPTVTDPHSRQLLAAQIIWTLARADIKGPYVINADGAALDDRFADGWKASDVAATDPGVDEGAAAGVHALVGGAMVSLDGQRSAPVAGAFGRPTNQSAAALSRNGHRAASVVTLRPGAPDAEASLWIGDLGGEAVQAADGHSLSRPSWSLDDAVWVVADGNNVLRAIQETASGQPARMPVDSAAVSSRFPGAITELQLSRDGTRAAMVIEGQVILASIEQTQAGQFALTFPRRLGFGLGSSVVSLSWRTGDDLAVSRTDAQHPVSYVNLDGVNSDAPSGNLQLPVSTIAANPSTVYVADPRGVLQLSGSGAEGPQGWLGVAPFMVGGAVPVLPG is encoded by the coding sequence ATGCGGCGGCTGGCCGCGCTGCTGTTCGCCGTGGCCGTCTTGGGGGGCTGCGCCGGCGTGCCCAGCTCATCGGCGCCGCAGGCCATCGGCACCGTCGAGCGTCCTGCGCCGTCGAACCTGCCCAAACCGACACCGGGGATGGACCCCGATCTGCTGCTGCGCGAATTCCTCAAGGCCACAGCGGATCCCGCCAACCGGCACCTGGCCGCCCGCCAGTTCCTGACGCAAAAGGCATCCAACGGCTGGGACGACGCCGGCAGCGCGTTGCTGATCGACCACGTGGTATTCGTGGAAACCCGTGGCACCGACCGGGTTTCGGTGTCGATGAGGGCCGACATCCTGGGTTCGCTGTCGGATATGGGGGTGTTCGAGACCGCCGAGGGCGTGCTGCCCGACCCAGGCCCGATCGAGTTGGTCAAGACGCCCGGCGGCTGGCGCATCGACCGCCTGCCCAACGGAGTGTTCTTGGACTGGCAGCAATTCCAGGCAACCTATAAGCGCAACACGCTGTACTTCGCCGACCCCACCGGCAAGACCCTGGTTCCCGATCCGCGCTACGTCGCGGTGTCCGATCCGGATCAGTTGGCCACCGAGCTGGTTTCCAAGCTGATCGCCGGACCGCGTCCGGAGATCGGGAAAGCCGTGCACAACATGCTCGGCCCGCCGGTGCGGTTGCGCGGTCCGGTGACTCGCGCCGACGGCGGTAAAACCGGTGTGGGTCGCGGCTACGGCGGGGCTCGGATCGAGTTGGAGGCGCCGACGGTCACCGACCCGCACAGTCGGCAACTGCTTGCGGCGCAGATCATTTGGACGCTGGCCCGGGCAGACATCAAGGGCCCTTATGTGATCAACGCCGACGGCGCTGCGCTGGACGACCGGTTCGCCGACGGGTGGAAGGCCTCCGATGTCGCCGCCACCGACCCGGGGGTGGACGAGGGCGCGGCGGCAGGTGTGCACGCGCTGGTCGGCGGGGCGATGGTGTCGCTGGACGGGCAGCGTTCGGCTCCGGTCGCGGGCGCGTTCGGCCGCCCGACGAACCAGAGCGCGGCGGCACTGTCGCGCAACGGGCACCGGGCGGCGTCCGTGGTGACGCTGCGGCCGGGCGCGCCCGACGCGGAGGCGTCGTTGTGGATCGGCGATCTGGGCGGCGAGGCCGTGCAAGCCGCTGACGGACACAGCCTTTCGCGGCCCAGCTGGTCGCTGGACGACGCGGTGTGGGTAGTGGCCGACGGCAACAACGTGCTGCGCGCGATTCAGGAGACGGCGTCGGGGCAGCCTGCGCGCATGCCGGTGGATTCGGCTGCGGTGTCGAGCCGTTTCCCGGGCGCGATCACCGAGCTGCAGCTGTCTCGCGACGGGACGCGGGCCGCGATGGTCATCGAGGGGCAGGTGATTCTCGCCAGCATCGAGCAGACGCAGGCCGGCCAGTTCGCGCTGACCTTCCCGCGGCGACTGGGCTTCGGGCTGGGCTCATCGGTAGTGTCGTTGTCCTGGCGCACCGGCGACGACTTGGCGGTGAGCCGCACCGACGCCCAGCATCCGGTGTCGTATGTGAACCTCGACGGGGTGAATTCCGATGCGCCGAGCGGCAATTTGCAGCTTCCGGTGTCGACGATCGCAGCCAACCCGTCGACGGTTTACGTCGCCGATCCGCGTGGGGTGTTGCAGCTGTCGGGCTCCGGCGCCGAAGGCCCGCAGGGCTGGTTGGGCGTCGCGCCGTTCATGGTCGGCGGCGCTGTGCCGGTGTTGCCGGGTTAG
- a CDS encoding WXG100-like domain-containing protein, whose translation MGGYEVDPVRLAGDGKNLAEKGDALAAAVQALESALSSSGQMCGDDPAGKAFALSYRQGGQALFSAAEAAVNACRKIGYGIEVSASNYAHSEAASTVGGAEPSVPPPGEPPKFSGPTMPNPFGPAVGEPMLWAVVRQFVGSPWPDGNPATLRAAAAAWRNFGSAVSGMTAAVGACSADLSGHDIPELSKITEAVTKMSSGVGGFGKQCESIASSLDSFAGEVESSQNAIRDLLHKLSPSGMAQEVVGFFTGHNPIDDIKQIANDIKEILHTLNREADSVSTLFQGAMNELDNLTTEFENWAQKEFTYYLGDDVGGFVGGVFTADLDLAEGGVKSVVSTVGSLEDLATHPKDLAKLAAMANPAMAVNAFAEQAMQFAHDPKGFLDQKLDMAKGMVDAKDWTSDHPLRGAGYVGGTIAQFLIPGAGEAKAGAEAGKVADEAAQAARAESQAARAGEGILGAGTESGVAAKGSSIARDLNSIDVKPSEVAAPAPPVRPPEPGPSVRPAESAPAQAPGAGAGSGSAAAGRPPVDGTPPPPSGDVPHGSLGNEVTAPPGSGPPGGHPPAAAAAPGGGAHEPVPMAAADHTAPASATPGGGVHEPVPVGSAAASGEHVPAAAPSMPATTDAYAGQPTLASAHAPEGAPMSPAHETIPDSYPGGAHPPEPPPHDPGGPGGGGGHAGGGDGHGGGGSGGGHGGGAGSGGGHSGGGDHGGGDAAGGSGGDSHGGGQGDAGDGHGGDGGGHGGSHSDDTSSTGLSDEKRDEILAMDKGTRPDPSEYLSPEYIERHLEKFNDGATRFMLKDTFEDFGIGQVDGTSFVFPTSEIDALMEATKGDSTALEQALGLPNGYLKDNVIRVDISDPQHYSLRMPSGNEAGANDYWIPGGFLPHGMPEAVIDGSKVPPEDLIIEDFRDPGGNE comes from the coding sequence GTGGGTGGCTATGAGGTCGATCCGGTCCGGCTTGCCGGCGACGGTAAGAACCTCGCAGAAAAGGGCGACGCCTTAGCGGCGGCGGTGCAAGCGCTGGAGTCGGCGTTGTCGTCGTCGGGTCAAATGTGTGGCGACGACCCCGCCGGCAAGGCGTTCGCGCTGAGCTATCGCCAAGGTGGGCAGGCATTGTTTTCGGCGGCTGAGGCGGCGGTGAATGCATGCCGCAAGATCGGCTACGGCATCGAGGTCTCGGCGTCGAACTATGCGCATAGCGAGGCGGCCTCGACCGTCGGGGGAGCCGAGCCGTCGGTGCCGCCGCCGGGTGAGCCGCCGAAGTTCTCGGGTCCGACGATGCCCAATCCGTTCGGACCCGCGGTCGGCGAACCGATGTTGTGGGCGGTGGTCCGACAGTTCGTGGGCAGTCCATGGCCGGATGGCAACCCGGCGACATTGCGGGCTGCGGCGGCCGCCTGGCGGAACTTCGGTTCGGCGGTGTCGGGCATGACCGCGGCGGTCGGGGCCTGCTCTGCCGACTTGTCGGGCCACGACATCCCCGAACTGTCAAAGATCACCGAAGCGGTGACGAAAATGAGTTCCGGTGTGGGCGGCTTCGGCAAGCAATGCGAATCGATCGCGTCGTCGCTGGATTCCTTTGCGGGCGAGGTTGAGTCGTCACAGAACGCGATCCGCGACTTATTGCACAAGCTGAGCCCGTCGGGAATGGCTCAAGAGGTAGTGGGATTCTTCACTGGGCACAACCCGATCGACGACATCAAGCAGATCGCCAACGACATCAAGGAGATTCTGCATACCCTCAATCGTGAGGCGGACAGCGTTTCGACGCTGTTTCAGGGCGCGATGAACGAACTCGACAATCTGACAACGGAATTCGAGAACTGGGCACAAAAGGAGTTCACTTACTACCTGGGCGATGACGTCGGCGGCTTCGTGGGCGGCGTGTTCACCGCCGATCTCGACTTGGCCGAGGGTGGCGTCAAGAGCGTTGTGAGCACTGTCGGCAGCCTGGAGGATTTGGCTACCCATCCGAAAGACCTCGCCAAGCTCGCGGCCATGGCCAACCCCGCAATGGCAGTCAACGCGTTTGCGGAGCAAGCGATGCAATTTGCCCATGATCCTAAAGGCTTCCTCGATCAGAAGCTCGACATGGCCAAGGGCATGGTCGACGCGAAGGACTGGACCAGCGATCATCCGTTGCGGGGAGCGGGGTACGTCGGCGGTACTATCGCGCAGTTCTTGATTCCCGGTGCGGGGGAAGCCAAGGCAGGGGCCGAAGCCGGCAAGGTCGCCGACGAAGCGGCGCAAGCGGCTCGGGCCGAAAGTCAAGCGGCACGCGCAGGTGAGGGAATCCTCGGTGCCGGAACGGAATCCGGAGTTGCCGCAAAAGGTTCGAGCATTGCGCGCGATCTCAACTCGATCGACGTCAAGCCCAGCGAAGTAGCAGCCCCTGCTCCGCCCGTACGACCACCAGAGCCGGGGCCGTCGGTACGGCCGGCCGAGTCGGCGCCCGCCCAAGCGCCGGGAGCAGGTGCGGGGAGCGGCAGCGCAGCCGCGGGGCGACCGCCGGTCGATGGCACTCCACCTCCCCCTAGCGGCGACGTGCCACATGGTTCACTCGGCAACGAGGTGACCGCTCCGCCTGGATCTGGCCCTCCTGGCGGGCACCCGCCAGCTGCAGCCGCCGCGCCCGGTGGAGGCGCGCATGAACCTGTACCGATGGCGGCAGCCGACCACACCGCACCGGCAAGCGCCACCCCCGGCGGTGGTGTTCACGAACCAGTGCCGGTGGGTTCGGCTGCGGCGTCGGGCGAGCATGTGCCGGCCGCGGCTCCGAGCATGCCCGCGACTACTGACGCGTACGCGGGCCAACCGACGCTTGCCAGCGCGCATGCGCCGGAGGGTGCTCCGATGTCCCCTGCGCACGAAACGATTCCCGACTCATACCCCGGCGGGGCGCACCCGCCCGAACCGCCACCGCACGATCCCGGGGGACCAGGCGGAGGTGGCGGCCACGCCGGCGGTGGCGATGGCCACGGCGGCGGTGGCAGCGGTGGCGGCCATGGCGGCGGTGCTGGTAGTGGAGGTGGTCACAGCGGTGGTGGTGATCACGGCGGCGGAGATGCCGCCGGTGGTAGCGGCGGTGACAGCCACGGAGGTGGCCAAGGTGACGCTGGCGACGGCCACGGGGGCGACGGCGGCGGTCACGGCGGATCGCATTCTGACGACACATCATCAACTGGGCTAAGCGATGAGAAACGTGACGAAATCCTCGCGATGGATAAGGGCACCCGGCCCGATCCTTCTGAATACTTGTCGCCTGAGTACATAGAGCGACATTTGGAAAAATTCAATGACGGCGCGACTCGCTTTATGCTGAAAGATACTTTTGAAGACTTCGGTATAGGGCAGGTCGACGGAACAAGCTTTGTTTTTCCGACGAGTGAAATTGATGCTCTTATGGAGGCAACCAAGGGCGACTCAACCGCACTCGAACAAGCGCTTGGGCTACCAAACGGTTACTTAAAGGATAACGTAATTCGCGTCGATATCTCCGACCCACAGCACTATAGCTTGCGAATGCCATCGGGTAATGAAGCCGGCGCCAATGATTACTGGATCCCCGGCGGTTTCTTGCCCCACGGAATGCCTGAAGCGGTCATCGACGGATCGAAAGTGCCGCCGGAAGATCTAATAATAGAAGATTTCCGAGACCCGGGAGGAAATGAATGA
- a CDS encoding AAA family ATPase codes for MDEDPVIRELSTAVDRSPDVIELRLHLAGLLADQGRYAEALGHCSAALAQEAGNAKALAILQQCSAALASASAGTPAEEKPSAASFDWSSAEKEVADIVQPAFVEAPADVVAEDDFEGVHRSGVSLADVAGMADVKRQLELSLLGPIRNPELMKAYKVSARGGLLLYGPPGCGKTYIAKAIAGELGANFYQVGIADVMHHWFGDSERAVRAVFDTARRNTPCVLFFDEVDALGHRRSGLSNSTGLRTIVNCLLEELDSATSSNEGVYVLGATNAPWDVDPALRRPGRFDRMCFVGLPDAEARAGIVRVHLKDRPLSGIDLKSIASRTDGFSGADLAYVCDTATQFAMADSIRSGEVRPVTMTDVDTAIGQIKASTGPWFETARNVVEFANNDGTYDELAKYLRRRKFR; via the coding sequence GTGGACGAGGACCCGGTCATCCGAGAGTTGTCTACTGCGGTGGACCGTAGCCCCGATGTGATCGAGTTGCGCTTGCATCTGGCCGGCTTGCTGGCCGATCAAGGCCGCTATGCCGAGGCCCTGGGGCATTGCAGCGCGGCATTGGCACAGGAGGCCGGAAACGCGAAGGCGCTGGCCATCCTGCAGCAGTGCAGCGCCGCGTTGGCCTCGGCATCGGCCGGAACTCCAGCAGAGGAAAAACCATCGGCGGCAAGCTTCGACTGGTCCAGCGCAGAAAAAGAGGTTGCCGACATTGTTCAGCCGGCGTTTGTCGAAGCGCCCGCCGATGTCGTCGCCGAAGACGACTTCGAAGGAGTGCATCGCAGCGGGGTCAGTCTCGCCGATGTCGCGGGTATGGCCGACGTCAAACGCCAGCTCGAGCTGTCGCTGCTGGGCCCAATCCGCAACCCGGAGCTGATGAAGGCATACAAGGTTTCCGCTCGCGGCGGACTGCTGCTGTACGGGCCCCCTGGGTGCGGCAAGACCTACATCGCCAAAGCTATCGCGGGAGAGCTGGGGGCCAACTTTTACCAAGTAGGCATTGCCGACGTCATGCACCACTGGTTCGGCGACAGCGAGCGTGCCGTCCGCGCGGTGTTCGACACCGCTCGCCGCAACACCCCCTGTGTGCTGTTCTTCGATGAAGTAGATGCTTTGGGGCACAGACGTTCCGGGTTAAGCAACAGCACTGGCCTACGCACCATAGTCAACTGCTTACTCGAAGAGTTGGATTCGGCAACGTCCAGCAATGAGGGTGTGTATGTGCTTGGTGCGACGAACGCCCCATGGGACGTTGATCCCGCGCTGCGGAGGCCAGGTCGATTCGACCGCATGTGTTTTGTCGGTCTGCCCGATGCCGAAGCCCGAGCCGGGATCGTCCGTGTTCACTTAAAAGACCGGCCTCTGTCAGGGATAGATCTCAAGTCGATTGCAAGCCGCACCGACGGATTTTCGGGAGCAGATCTTGCCTATGTCTGCGACACCGCAACCCAATTCGCGATGGCCGACTCCATTCGCAGCGGAGAAGTCCGTCCGGTGACTATGACGGATGTGGACACGGCGATCGGCCAGATCAAGGCCAGCACTGGACCCTGGTTCGAGACTGCCCGAAACGTCGTCGAGTTCGCGAACAACGACGGAACCTATGACGAA
- the mtrA gene encoding two-component system response regulator MtrA, producing the protein MDTMRQRILVVDDDASLAEMLTIVLRGEGFDTAVIGDGTQALTAVRELRPDLVLLDLMLPGMNGIDVCRVLRADSGVPIVMLTAKTDTVDVVLGLESGADDYIMKPFKPKELVARVRARLRRNDDEPAEMLSIADVDIDVPAHKVTRNGEQISLTPLEFDLLVALARKPRQVFTRDVLLEQVWGYRHPADTRLVNVHVQRLRAKVEKDPENPTVVLTVRGVGYKAGPP; encoded by the coding sequence ATGGACACCATGAGGCAAAGGATTCTCGTCGTCGACGACGACGCTTCGCTGGCCGAGATGCTCACCATCGTGCTGCGCGGCGAAGGTTTCGACACCGCGGTCATCGGTGACGGCACCCAGGCGCTCACCGCAGTGCGCGAGCTGCGCCCCGACCTGGTGCTGCTGGACCTGATGCTGCCCGGGATGAACGGCATCGACGTGTGCCGGGTGCTGCGCGCGGACTCCGGCGTGCCGATCGTCATGCTCACCGCCAAGACCGACACGGTCGACGTGGTGCTGGGCCTGGAGTCGGGTGCCGACGACTACATCATGAAGCCATTCAAACCCAAGGAGCTGGTGGCCCGGGTGCGGGCACGGCTGCGCCGCAACGACGACGAGCCGGCCGAGATGCTGTCCATCGCCGACGTCGACATCGACGTCCCGGCCCACAAGGTCACTCGCAACGGCGAGCAGATCTCGCTGACACCGCTGGAATTCGACCTGCTGGTGGCGCTGGCACGCAAACCCCGCCAGGTGTTTACTCGTGATGTGCTGCTCGAACAGGTGTGGGGATACCGTCACCCAGCGGACACCCGCTTGGTGAACGTGCATGTCCAGCGTCTGCGGGCCAAGGTCGAAAAAGACCCGGAGAACCCGACCGTTGTCCTGACCGTTCGAGGAGTGGGATACAAGGCCGGACCCCCGTGA